Proteins encoded within one genomic window of Ctenopharyngodon idella isolate HZGC_01 chromosome 6, HZGC01, whole genome shotgun sequence:
- the gxylt2 gene encoding glucoside xylosyltransferase 2, protein MRIHGKIVAIAVCFGVFLLLYFFGGNAADEPPLKEVAKEKHFPSFNYVEDIAPAKEAKQTPEEPQKPPKLIRKEPKLSSRGGGNVIAKTRQKSEVGHPVSKVTRAEDVMHLAVVACGNRLDETLNMVKSALLFSIKKIKFHIFAEEDLAEQFEKGFSVWPQTVSSRFHYSIYPITFSVGNADEWKKLFKPCAAQRLFLPVILKDVDSLLYVDTDVLFLRPMDDIWKFLKAFNSTQLAAMAPEHEIPKIGWYSRFARHPFYGVTGVNSGVMLMNLTRIRSTLFRNSMIASGLSWENLLHPLYQKYKNHITWGDQDLLNIIFHYNPECLYIFPCQWNYRPDHCMYGSNCKAAEEEGVSVLHGNRGVYHDDKQPAFRVVYDAIHEYPFEENLFQSLFYPLQTKFLDTVNTLCGRIPQVFLKQIEKTMRVVYEKKVVRRVRLPHEK, encoded by the exons ATGAGAATTCACGGAAAGATTGTGGCTATCGCGGTATGCTTTGGAGTTTTTctacttttgtactttttcgGGGGGAACGCTGCGGACGAGCCGCCGCTGAAAGAAGTTgcgaaagaaaaacattttccatCCTTCAATTATGTCGAGGATATCGCACCGGCGAAAGAAGCGAAACAAACCCCCGAAGAGCCACAAAAACCACCGAAACTAATCCGCAAAGAGCCGAAGTTGAGCAGCAGAGGAGGAGGGAATGTCATCGCAAAGACTCG GCAGAAGAGTGAGGTGGGGCACCCCGTGTCAAAGGTCACACGAGCAGAGGATGTCATGCACCTGGCAGTAGTGGCTTGTGGGAACCGTCTAGATGAAACGCTCAACATGGTGAAGTCAGCACTGCTCTTCAGCATAAAGAAGATTAAATTTCACATCTTTGCAGAGGAGGACTTGGCTGAACAATTTGAAAAAGGG TTCAGTGTGTGGCCTCAGACGGTGTCCTCCAGGTTTCACTACAGCATATATCCAATCACCTTCTCTGTGGGGAATGCAGACGAATGGAAGAAACTCTTCAAGCCATGTGCTGCCCAGAGGCTGTTTCTTCCT GTTATCCTGAAGGACGTGGACTCGCTGTTGTACGTGGACACAGATGTTCTGTTTCTCCGCCCTATGGACGACATCTGGAAGTTTCTGAAAGCTTTCAACAGCACTCAGCTAGCTGCCATGGCCCCAGAGCACGAGATCCCCAAGATTGGCTGGTATAGCCGCTTCGCAAGGCACCCCTTTTATGGAGTCACAGGGGTCAATTCAGGGGTCATGCTAATGAACCTCACACGGATTCGTAGCACTCTGTTTAGG AACAGCATGATCGCCAGCGGTCTGTCATGGGAAAATCTGTTACACCCTCTCTATCAGAAATACAAGAACCACATCACATGGGGAGACCAAGACCTCCTCAACATCATCTTCCACTACAATCCAG AGTGTCTGTACATATTTCCATGCCAGTGGAACTACAGGCCAGATCACTGCATGTATGGAAGCAATTGCAAAGCTGCGGAAGAGGAGGGAGTGTCTGTTCTTCATGGTAACCGTGGAGTGTACCATGACGACAAGCAGCCCGCATTCAGAGTGGTGTATGATGCCATACATGAG tatccCTTTGAGGAGAACTTGTTCCAGTCTTTGTTTTACCCACTTCAGACTAAGTTCCTAGACACAGTTAACACCCTTTGTGGAAGAATACCACAGGTGTTCCTCAAACAGATCGAGAAGACCATGAGGGTTGTTTATGAGAAAAAAGTGGTGCGCCGTGTCCGACTGCCACACGAGAAATGA
- the ppp4r2b gene encoding serine/threonine-protein phosphatase 4 regulatory subunit 2-B yields MFPLSSSLLSSTAAIGSRFPAGDRDNNTDMEIDTLLEALKDFDKKVKKEASPALDQFLCHIAKTGETLVSWSQFKSYFIFKLEKVMEDFRASAPEQRGPANPNVESIPFEEMKERILKIVSGYNGIPFTIQRLCELLTEPKRNYTGTEKFLRGVEKNVMVVSCIYPTSEKNGCSGVNRMNGVMLSGNTSAFTERKVNGPGTPRPLNRQKHSMSSSLATNGLPDSTENKETNTQQGHSKTDSDASVSGIGGPLSSSVKNKHLDDEEDEGMEEEEHEVKRLKFNQDGNEEDEDEDDADEQIVETPRSTSTKSSSDNSEDAESPSSMLQEGSEEEEDSKPHGSVGGSEDQEPSSTQPECPAADSREAFTEREVPCGSDDSSEEPSDMDQSEQRAPAGVASSPEVREGEEPSEQVSSSSTDENASGPTSSSSSVESPTEGDSGSGALDSESAEEEPMEQD; encoded by the exons ATGTTTCCCCTGTCCTCTTCTTTACTGAGCTCAACAGCAGCCATCGGCTCTCGATTTCCAGCTGGAGACAGGGACAACAACACAGACATGGAGATAGACACTCTTCTGGAAGCTCTTAAAG ATTTTGACAAGAAGGTGAAGAAAGAAGCGTCTCCGGCGTTGGACCAGTTTTTGTGCCATATTGCGAAGACCGGGGAAACCCT GGTGTCATGGTCTCAGTTTAAAAGCTACTTCATATTCAAACTAGAGAAAGTAATGGAGGATTTCCGAGCATCGGCTCCAGAGCAGCGAGGGCCTGCCAACCCTAACGTGGAGTCGATTCCCTTCGAAGAAATGAAGGAGAGAATTCTTAAGATTGTCAGTGGATACAATGG GATCCCATTTACTATTCAGCGCTTGTGCGAGCTGCTCACTGAACCTAAGAGGAACTACACAGGAACGGAGAAGTTTCTCAGAGGGGTAGAGAAG AATGTGATGGTGGTCAGTTGCATTTATCCTACATCTGA GAAAAATGGGTGCAGCGGTGTCAACAGAATGAATGGAGTCATGTTGTCAGGGAACACATCGGCCTTCACAGAGAG GAAAGTGAATGGTCCAGGAACACCCAGACCATTAAACAGACAGAAACACTCCATGTCCAGTTCGCTGGCCACAAACGGCCTTCCGGACAGTACAGAAAACAAAGAGACGAACACTCAACAAGGACACAGCAAAACAGACAG TGATGCATCTGTATCAGGCATTGGTGGGCCTCTCAGCAGctctgtaaaaaacaaacacttagaTGACGAGGAAGATGAAGGAATGGAGGAGGAGGAACATGAAGTAAAGAGACTCAAATTCAACCAGGATGGCAATGAAgaagatgaggatgaagatgatGCAGATGAGCAGATTGTTGAGACACCCAGATCTACGTCAACCAAAAGCTCCTCAGATAACTCAGAGGATGCTGAATCACCGTCATCCATGTTGCAGGAGGGGAGTGAAGAAGAGGAAGACAGTAAGCCTCATGGTTCAGTTGGAGGCTCTGAGGACCAAG AACCTTCCAGCACACAGCCTGAGTGTCCTGCAGCAGATTCCAGAGAGGCTTTTACTGAGAGGGAGGTTCCTTGTGGCTCAGATGACTCCTCAGAAGAGCCCAGTGATatggaccaatcagagcagagagCCCCAGCGGGTGTGGCCTCTAGCCCTGAGGTGAGAGAAGGAGAGGAGCCAAGCGAGCAGGTCAGCAGCAGTAGCACTGATGAAAATGCCTCTGGACCCACATCCAGCAGCAGTAGCGTAGAATCACCCACAGAGGGCGACTCTGGGTCAGGGGCCCTGGACTCAGAGAGCGCAGAGGAGGAGCCTATGGAGCAGGACTAA